A single region of the Plantactinospora soyae genome encodes:
- a CDS encoding RNA ligase gives MIPAAAHPATVAPAAAAVTRLADILDPAALEIAIADGHVRMQRHPDRTLSIYNYTESCVYARNWTPVTLACRGLIVDDASGVVLARPYPKFFNHDQPGAPDLRMDAPADITDKSDGSLGVLYPDGDGFAVATRGSFDSDQARHATAVLRGRYPDFAPPPGHTVLVEIIYPANRIVLDYGDLDDLVLLGMVEIATGRSTGPGAVPDWPGPVVERLPHRTLAEALVAPVRDGREGLVVHWPDTDARVKIKYPEYVRLHRLTFGLNARVVWEFLVTGQDLGTWVAPLPDEFHRWVDSVVAELTATVEARTAKIETAYREIVAELPEGWTRRDFAERAGRHPERAYLFLRLDGKDYRPLLWQRIRPSADWTPASRGDGATARTEEAA, from the coding sequence GTGATCCCCGCTGCCGCCCATCCCGCCACCGTGGCCCCGGCCGCCGCTGCCGTCACCCGACTCGCCGACATCCTCGATCCGGCGGCGCTGGAAATCGCCATCGCGGACGGCCACGTACGGATGCAGCGCCATCCGGACCGGACGCTGTCGATCTACAACTACACCGAATCGTGCGTCTACGCCCGTAACTGGACGCCGGTGACGCTGGCCTGTCGGGGTCTGATCGTGGACGACGCCTCCGGGGTGGTGCTGGCCCGGCCGTACCCGAAGTTCTTCAACCACGACCAGCCGGGCGCACCGGACCTCCGGATGGACGCACCGGCGGACATCACCGACAAGAGCGACGGCTCGCTCGGCGTCCTGTACCCGGACGGGGACGGCTTCGCGGTCGCCACCCGGGGATCGTTCGACTCCGACCAGGCCCGGCACGCGACCGCCGTGCTGCGCGGCCGCTACCCCGACTTCGCCCCGCCGCCCGGTCACACCGTGCTGGTCGAGATCATCTACCCGGCCAACCGGATCGTGCTCGACTACGGCGACCTGGACGACCTGGTGCTGCTCGGCATGGTGGAGATCGCGACCGGCCGCAGCACCGGACCCGGGGCGGTGCCCGACTGGCCCGGACCGGTGGTCGAGCGACTGCCGCACCGCACCCTCGCGGAGGCGCTTGTCGCCCCGGTACGCGACGGCCGGGAGGGCCTGGTCGTGCACTGGCCGGACACCGACGCCCGAGTCAAGATCAAGTACCCGGAGTACGTCCGGCTGCACCGCCTGACGTTCGGGCTGAACGCCCGGGTCGTCTGGGAGTTCCTGGTCACCGGGCAGGATCTCGGCACCTGGGTGGCGCCGCTGCCCGACGAGTTCCACCGCTGGGTCGACTCGGTCGTGGCCGAGCTGACCGCGACGGTCGAGGCCCGGACCGCGAAGATCGAGACGGCGTACCGTGAGATCGTGGCCGAGCTGCCCGAGGGATGGACCCGTCGCGACTTCGCCGAGCGCGCCGGCCGGCACCCCGAGCGCGCCTACCTCTTCCTGCGCCTCGACGGCAAGGACTACCGCCCGCTGCTCTGGCAGCGGATCCGCCCCTCAGCCGACTGGACCCCCGCCTCACGTGGCGACGGCGCGACCGCGCGAACCGAGGAGGCGGCGTGA
- a CDS encoding transglycosylase domain-containing protein, protein MLRLRLNQLWTLFLAGVLAGTILAAAALPAYVLLAVGLKSAGARYEDLPQDLRTPATAQRSYLYAADGRTLITSFYDENRTNVPLAQVSLVMRQATVAAEDSRFYEHGGVDVRGVLRAFVANKVGGEVRQGASTLTMQYVRNVLKSDPSLTDEQRAEAVATTPGRKLQEMRYALALERRLSKDEILSRYLNIAYFGAGAYGIAAASQRYFSKPARQLNLAESALLAGLVRSPETDSPIGGDEEAALARRWYVLRQLAGTGAISAETATRTQAERLVLRPGAEPNDCADIVDGRSDWGFFCDYFRRWWTANPAFGHTVDQRQQALRRGGYRIVSSLDPAIQATALQETLKVYAYSDRRAMPMAVVQPGSGRVLALAVNRRYGLDPNPPGQENYPNTVNQLVAGGGDIDGYQAGSTFKMFTMLAALESGMPLSSGYVAPSRLLTSYPVSGPNSCAGYWCPANANPAWMDGYRNMWTGFGRSVNTYFVALEQRVGADEAVKMAERLGIVFRAEGDARLATYGARGWGAFTLGVAATTPLDLANAYATLAADGTYCKPLPVLSVVDAAGRAVPAGAPSCGRMLRPEVARAATDAARCPVGNQSAYQQCDGGSAPEVTRILGAQPVAGKTGSAEGYTSETFVAFTPQIAAAAIAANPDDPSDAVGAAVQRNVIAAVATTMASALRGKPRRDFTPPGREIAFGESAGDLGPRPVVPVPSVPAPAPTAPAPGSTPVPTPPVFVVPRPTPPVPTNPPVKPPTTPPVRTPPGPVVPRPVLPEPTLPGLVLRP, encoded by the coding sequence ATGCTCCGGCTGCGGCTGAATCAACTCTGGACCCTCTTTCTGGCCGGAGTGCTCGCCGGCACCATTCTGGCGGCGGCGGCGCTGCCGGCGTACGTGCTGCTGGCGGTGGGGCTGAAGTCGGCCGGGGCGCGGTACGAGGACCTGCCTCAGGACCTGCGTACCCCGGCGACCGCCCAGCGCTCCTACCTCTACGCCGCTGACGGCCGGACGCTGATCACCTCGTTCTACGACGAGAACCGGACCAACGTGCCGCTGGCGCAGGTGTCCCTGGTGATGCGGCAGGCCACGGTGGCGGCCGAGGACTCCCGGTTCTACGAGCACGGCGGTGTCGACGTACGCGGCGTGCTCCGCGCGTTCGTCGCCAACAAGGTGGGCGGGGAGGTGCGGCAGGGCGCCTCGACGCTGACCATGCAGTACGTCCGCAACGTGCTCAAGAGCGATCCCAGCCTGACCGACGAACAGCGCGCCGAGGCCGTCGCCACCACCCCGGGGCGCAAGCTCCAGGAGATGCGGTACGCGCTGGCGCTGGAACGGCGGCTGTCCAAGGACGAGATCCTGAGCCGCTACCTGAACATCGCCTACTTCGGTGCCGGGGCGTACGGCATCGCCGCCGCCAGCCAGCGGTACTTCTCGAAGCCGGCCCGGCAACTGAACCTGGCCGAGTCCGCCCTGCTCGCCGGTCTGGTGCGGTCGCCGGAGACGGACAGCCCGATCGGCGGCGACGAGGAAGCGGCGCTGGCCCGCCGCTGGTACGTGCTGCGCCAGCTGGCCGGCACGGGGGCGATCTCGGCGGAGACGGCGACCCGGACCCAGGCGGAGCGGTTGGTGCTGCGGCCCGGCGCCGAACCGAACGACTGTGCCGACATCGTCGACGGGCGTTCCGACTGGGGCTTCTTCTGCGACTACTTCCGGCGTTGGTGGACCGCCAACCCGGCCTTCGGACACACGGTCGACCAGCGGCAGCAGGCGCTCCGCCGGGGCGGTTACCGGATCGTCAGCTCGCTCGACCCGGCCATCCAGGCAACCGCGCTGCAAGAGACCCTCAAGGTGTACGCCTACTCCGACCGCCGGGCCATGCCGATGGCGGTGGTCCAGCCCGGCAGCGGTCGGGTCCTGGCGCTCGCGGTGAACCGGCGGTACGGGCTCGACCCGAATCCCCCTGGGCAGGAGAACTATCCGAACACGGTCAACCAGTTGGTCGCCGGCGGCGGGGACATCGACGGCTACCAGGCCGGTTCGACGTTCAAGATGTTCACCATGCTCGCCGCGCTGGAGTCCGGGATGCCGCTCAGCTCGGGTTACGTCGCGCCGTCCCGGCTGTTGACCAGTTATCCGGTCAGCGGGCCGAACAGCTGTGCCGGTTACTGGTGTCCGGCCAACGCCAACCCGGCCTGGATGGACGGCTACCGCAACATGTGGACCGGCTTCGGGCGCTCGGTGAACACCTACTTCGTGGCGCTGGAGCAGCGGGTCGGCGCGGACGAGGCGGTGAAGATGGCCGAGCGGCTGGGCATCGTGTTCCGGGCCGAGGGCGACGCCCGACTGGCGACGTACGGGGCGCGCGGCTGGGGCGCGTTCACCCTCGGCGTCGCCGCCACCACCCCGCTCGACCTGGCCAACGCGTACGCGACGTTGGCCGCCGACGGGACGTACTGCAAGCCGTTGCCGGTGCTCTCCGTCGTCGACGCCGCCGGTCGGGCGGTACCGGCCGGCGCGCCGAGCTGTGGCCGGATGCTCCGGCCCGAGGTGGCCCGGGCGGCGACGGACGCGGCCCGCTGCCCGGTCGGCAACCAGTCGGCGTACCAGCAGTGTGACGGCGGCAGCGCGCCCGAGGTGACCAGGATCCTCGGCGCGCAGCCGGTGGCCGGCAAGACCGGCAGCGCGGAGGGGTACACCAGCGAGACGTTCGTCGCCTTCACCCCGCAAATCGCGGCGGCGGCCATCGCCGCGAACCCGGACGACCCGAGCGACGCGGTCGGCGCGGCGGTGCAGCGCAACGTCATCGCCGCCGTGGCCACCACCATGGCCTCGGCGTTGCGGGGCAAGCCACGGCGGGACTTCACCCCGCCCGGCCGGGAGATCGCCTTCGGGGAGAGCGCGGGTGACCTGGGCCCCCGGCCGGTCGTTCCGGTTCCGTCCGTGCCGGCTCCGGCCCCGACCGCCCCGGCCCCCGGTAGCACGCCGGTCCCGACCCCGCCGGTCTTCGTCGTTCCCCGTCCCACCCCGCCGGTTCCGACGAACCCGCCGGTGAAGCCGCCGACGACCCCGCCGGTCCGGACGCCGCCCGGCCCGGTCGTGCCCCGTCCCGTCCTGCCGGAGCCGACCCTGCCGGGTCTCGTCCTGCGGCCCTGA
- a CDS encoding GGDEF domain-containing protein: protein MSWLDRVGDRAEELMHAHALMESSRSAEACLILEQVINTTDDPYSRADALLQRLSAILNLGRTAEYTRAVEQAFDAARDLPDPYLHGHLHALAALAAHNQGALDRCVTHLVRGSRALGSVEDPDRETAWGWHDLAMAYSYLSFHGYALGAIERARRLGLTSGIPEETFAAPGIRLRNAVALDHHGDSDGCLRVLRDVGGDLERFVRAGTAGQLRPSSRAAYGYALARRAALGAAADRPEVPELDPAWLLANGGDSTRTRDMRQLGGACLAIAAGRPAEAITRLESIQISAETLGAAEHARLSSLAYAGIGDHAAAHRADRYAFRLATQRNDRLRDVYVDGIAARIEHEEMRREAARYEGEALTDPLTGLPNRRRLERYVAGMVSRGEPAVIGVVDLDGFKAVNTAHGHHSGDLVLQRIAGVINRVMRRGDFVARYGGDEFVVVLPGAGMAEAGEVGRRIGAAVAAEDWESLVPGTPVGVSVGFAEVRASGTGLRDALGTAFELADREMLRAKARIHAAP from the coding sequence GTGAGTTGGCTCGACCGGGTCGGAGACCGGGCCGAGGAGTTGATGCACGCCCACGCCCTCATGGAGAGCAGCCGGTCCGCCGAGGCGTGTCTGATCCTCGAGCAGGTCATCAACACCACCGACGACCCCTACTCCCGGGCGGACGCGCTGTTGCAGCGGCTCTCCGCCATCCTCAACCTGGGTCGTACGGCCGAGTACACCAGGGCGGTCGAGCAGGCGTTCGACGCGGCCCGGGACCTGCCGGACCCGTACCTGCACGGGCACCTGCACGCCCTCGCCGCGCTGGCGGCGCACAACCAGGGCGCGCTGGACCGCTGCGTCACCCACCTGGTGCGGGGCTCCCGGGCGCTGGGCTCGGTGGAGGACCCGGACCGGGAGACCGCCTGGGGCTGGCACGACCTGGCGATGGCCTACTCGTACCTCAGCTTCCACGGGTACGCCCTCGGGGCCATCGAGCGGGCCCGTCGGCTGGGGCTCACCTCGGGGATTCCGGAGGAGACCTTCGCCGCCCCGGGCATCCGGCTCCGCAACGCCGTCGCGCTGGACCATCACGGGGACAGCGACGGCTGCCTGCGGGTACTCCGGGACGTCGGCGGTGACCTGGAACGCTTCGTCCGGGCCGGTACGGCCGGACAACTGCGCCCGAGCAGCCGGGCGGCGTACGGGTACGCGCTGGCCCGCCGGGCCGCCCTCGGCGCGGCGGCCGACCGGCCGGAGGTGCCGGAACTCGATCCGGCGTGGTTGCTGGCCAACGGCGGGGACAGCACCCGTACCCGGGACATGCGTCAACTCGGCGGGGCGTGCCTGGCCATCGCCGCCGGCCGTCCGGCGGAGGCGATAACCCGGCTCGAATCGATCCAGATCTCGGCGGAGACGCTGGGCGCGGCGGAACACGCCCGGCTCTCCAGCCTGGCGTACGCGGGGATCGGCGACCACGCCGCCGCGCACCGGGCCGACCGGTACGCGTTCCGGTTGGCGACCCAGCGCAACGACCGGCTCCGGGACGTCTACGTGGACGGCATCGCGGCGCGGATCGAGCACGAGGAGATGCGCCGGGAGGCCGCCCGGTACGAGGGCGAGGCGCTGACCGATCCGCTCACCGGGCTGCCGAACCGGCGCCGGCTGGAGCGGTACGTGGCCGGGATGGTCAGCCGGGGCGAACCGGCGGTGATCGGCGTGGTCGACCTGGACGGCTTCAAGGCGGTGAACACGGCGCACGGGCACCACTCCGGTGACCTGGTGTTGCAGCGGATCGCCGGGGTGATCAACCGGGTGATGCGCCGGGGTGACTTCGTGGCCCGGTACGGCGGTGACGAGTTCGTCGTGGTGCTGCCCGGCGCCGGGATGGCCGAGGCCGGCGAGGTGGGCCGGCGGATCGGTGCGGCGGTCGCCGCCGAGGACTGGGAGTCGCTGGTCCCGGGCACCCCGGTCGGGGTGAGCGTCGGCTTCGCCGAGGTACGGGCCTCGGGCACCGGCCTACGGGACGCGCTGGGCACCGCGTTCGAACTCGCCGACCGGGAGATGCTGCGGGCCAAGGCCCGGATCCACGCGGCCCCCTGA
- a CDS encoding N5-glutamine methyltransferase family protein, with protein MAATFAATELARSGVGPARTEAELLVAYVLGVRRGELALADPLTPGQLARLRDLVDRRSRHEPLQHLLGTAAFRHLELAVGPGVFVPRPETELLAGWGIVQARRVGRVEPGGGDLAGETGPVAPVADARPGPVPAPDDRSGPPPDDRSGPASAPDARLGPAVAGIGQRRTAIVVDLCSGTGAIALSVADEVPGARVFAVERAAAALAWLRRNADEQAGAGSPPIEVVAGDVADPGLLDDLAGRVDVLLCNPPYVPDGTVVPPEVAGHDPADAVFGGPDGLAVIRLVLDRAARLLRPGGALGIEHDDTHGTVVPDLLRADGRFVDVADHPDLVGRPRFATAHRAGATP; from the coding sequence ATCGCGGCCACGTTCGCGGCGACCGAACTGGCCCGATCCGGGGTCGGCCCGGCCCGGACCGAGGCGGAGCTGCTGGTGGCGTACGTCCTCGGGGTACGGCGCGGTGAGCTGGCCCTGGCCGACCCGCTCACCCCCGGACAACTCGCCCGACTCCGTGATCTCGTCGACCGGCGGTCCCGGCACGAGCCGTTGCAGCACCTGCTCGGCACGGCGGCGTTCCGGCACCTCGAACTCGCGGTCGGGCCCGGCGTGTTCGTGCCGCGCCCGGAAACCGAACTGCTCGCCGGCTGGGGCATCGTGCAGGCCCGTCGGGTCGGCCGGGTCGAGCCGGGCGGGGGAGACCTGGCCGGCGAGACCGGCCCGGTGGCCCCGGTAGCCGACGCCCGCCCCGGTCCGGTCCCGGCACCCGACGACCGGTCCGGCCCGCCGCCCGACGACCGGTCCGGTCCGGCCTCGGCGCCCGACGCCCGCCTCGGTCCGGCGGTTGCCGGCATCGGGCAGCGGCGGACGGCGATCGTGGTCGACCTGTGCAGCGGCACGGGCGCGATCGCGCTCTCCGTCGCCGACGAGGTGCCGGGAGCACGGGTGTTCGCGGTCGAGCGGGCCGCCGCCGCGCTGGCCTGGTTGCGCCGCAACGCCGACGAGCAGGCCGGGGCGGGCAGCCCGCCGATCGAGGTCGTCGCCGGTGACGTCGCGGACCCGGGTCTGCTCGACGACCTCGCCGGCCGGGTGGACGTGCTGCTCTGCAACCCGCCGTACGTCCCGGACGGCACCGTCGTACCCCCGGAGGTGGCCGGCCACGATCCGGCGGACGCGGTCTTCGGCGGCCCGGACGGGCTCGCGGTGATCCGGCTCGTGCTGGACCGGGCGGCCCGGCTGCTGCGTCCGGGTGGCGCCCTGGGCATCGAGCACGACGACACGCATGGCACGGTCGTTCCCGACCTGCTGCGTGCCGACGGCCGGTTCGTCGATGTCGCCGACCATCCGGACCTGGTCGGCCGGCCCCGGTTCGCCACCGCCCACCGGGCCGGCGCCACGCCCTGA
- a CDS encoding arsenate reductase/protein-tyrosine-phosphatase family protein — MPPFTVLHVCMGNICRSPMAERLLSLAVRERLARRSAGTAIDAGAADHLVHSHSAGTGAWHAGEEMNPPAARQVRSRGGDADEFGARKLRSEHIDAADLVLTATADQQEYVVALRPDAAGRTFVLGEFGRLLAGLDISTLPPVTDTPDPDTLYARGVALVAAVEKARRGSSSPLPTDDLDDPWGRGDQCFSRVADEIEEAVRPLAAVLLP; from the coding sequence GTGCCGCCGTTCACGGTGCTGCACGTCTGCATGGGCAACATCTGCCGGTCCCCGATGGCGGAACGGCTGCTCTCGCTGGCGGTACGGGAACGGCTGGCGCGGCGCTCGGCCGGTACGGCGATTGACGCCGGGGCGGCGGACCACCTGGTGCACAGCCACAGCGCCGGTACCGGTGCCTGGCACGCCGGTGAGGAGATGAACCCGCCGGCCGCCCGTCAGGTGCGGTCCCGGGGCGGCGACGCCGACGAGTTCGGCGCCCGCAAGCTCCGATCCGAGCACATCGACGCGGCCGATCTGGTGTTGACCGCCACCGCCGACCAGCAGGAGTACGTGGTGGCGTTGCGCCCGGACGCGGCCGGCCGCACGTTCGTGCTGGGCGAGTTCGGCCGCCTCCTGGCCGGCCTGGACATCTCGACGCTGCCGCCGGTCACCGACACGCCGGACCCGGACACCCTCTACGCCCGAGGCGTCGCCCTGGTGGCCGCCGTGGAGAAGGCCCGCCGGGGCTCGTCCTCCCCGCTCCCCACCGACGATCTCGACGATCCGTGGGGCCGTGGCGACCAGTGCTTCAGCCGCGTCGCCGACGAGATCGAGGAGGCGGTACGGCCCCTCGCGGCCGTCCTGCTGCCGTAA
- a CDS encoding L-threonylcarbamoyladenylate synthase, with product MLYDCRSLADRDRGIAAAIEAVKNGELVVMPTDTVYGVGADAFTPYAVKALLNAKGRDRQHPPPVLVGSRRTLDGLVFMLPTAARELADAFWPGALTIVVEHSPSLQWDIGETAGTVAVRMPLHPVALEVLRETGPMAVSSANKTGQPPAVTAEEAREHLGYAVRAYLEAGVCPEPVPSTIVDVTGEVPRLLRQGAIPLEKLRDVVPEIQSEEY from the coding sequence ATGCTCTACGACTGCCGGTCACTCGCTGACCGTGACCGAGGCATTGCCGCGGCGATCGAGGCGGTCAAGAATGGCGAGCTGGTCGTCATGCCGACCGACACGGTCTACGGGGTCGGCGCGGACGCCTTCACGCCCTATGCCGTCAAGGCGCTGCTGAACGCGAAGGGGCGGGACCGGCAGCATCCTCCGCCGGTGCTGGTGGGTTCCCGGCGCACCCTCGACGGGCTCGTCTTCATGCTGCCGACCGCCGCCCGCGAGCTGGCCGACGCGTTCTGGCCCGGTGCGCTGACCATCGTGGTCGAGCACTCGCCCAGCCTGCAGTGGGACATCGGCGAGACCGCCGGCACGGTGGCGGTACGGATGCCGCTGCATCCGGTCGCCCTGGAGGTGCTCCGCGAGACCGGGCCGATGGCCGTCTCGTCGGCGAACAAGACCGGGCAGCCTCCGGCGGTCACCGCCGAGGAGGCCCGGGAGCACCTGGGCTACGCGGTGCGGGCGTACCTAGAGGCGGGGGTCTGCCCCGAGCCGGTGCCGAGCACCATCGTCGACGTGACCGGCGAGGTGCCCCGGTTGCTGCGCCAGGGCGCGATCCCGCTGGAGAAGCTGCGCGACGTGGTACCGGAGATCCAGAGCGAGGAGTACTGA
- the prfA gene encoding peptide chain release factor 1 yields the protein MSGDRLASLLDEYAELERRLADPAIHGDQNTARRVGRRFAELTPLHKAAGELEQARADLTAARELAAEDPSFATEAESLATVLPALEARLAELLIPRDPHDAKDVILEIKAGEGGEESALFAGDLLRMYLRYAERHGWATEVLDAQDSDLGGVKDVSLAVKARGVPEGGNGVWSRLKWEGGVHRVQRVPVTESQGRIHTSAAGVLVLPEAEDVDVTIDPNELRIDVFRSSGPGGQSVNTTDSAVRITHLPTGIVVSCQNEKSQLQNREQAMRILRARLLANAQEQADAAASDARRSQVRTVDRSERIRTYNFPQNRITDHRIGYTAYNLDLALAGDLDGVLDALAEADRSARLAGETELSRR from the coding sequence ATGAGCGGCGACCGGCTGGCCAGCCTCCTCGACGAGTACGCGGAGCTGGAACGACGGCTCGCCGATCCGGCGATCCACGGCGACCAGAACACCGCCCGGCGGGTGGGCCGACGGTTCGCCGAGTTGACCCCGCTGCACAAGGCCGCCGGTGAGCTGGAGCAGGCCCGCGCAGACCTGACCGCGGCCCGCGAGTTGGCCGCCGAGGACCCGTCGTTCGCGACCGAGGCGGAGTCGCTCGCCACGGTCCTGCCGGCGCTGGAAGCCCGGCTGGCCGAACTGCTGATCCCGCGTGACCCGCACGACGCCAAGGACGTGATCCTGGAGATCAAGGCGGGCGAGGGCGGCGAGGAGTCGGCGCTGTTCGCCGGTGACCTGCTCCGGATGTACCTGCGGTACGCCGAGCGGCACGGCTGGGCGACCGAGGTGCTCGACGCGCAGGACTCCGACCTCGGCGGAGTCAAGGACGTCTCGCTCGCGGTGAAGGCCCGGGGTGTGCCGGAGGGCGGCAACGGGGTCTGGTCCCGGCTGAAGTGGGAGGGCGGGGTGCACCGGGTGCAGCGGGTGCCGGTCACCGAGTCCCAGGGCCGGATCCACACCAGCGCGGCCGGCGTACTCGTGCTGCCCGAGGCCGAGGACGTCGACGTCACGATCGACCCCAACGAACTGCGGATCGACGTGTTCCGCTCGTCGGGACCGGGTGGCCAGTCGGTCAACACCACCGACTCGGCGGTCCGGATCACCCACCTGCCGACCGGGATCGTGGTCTCCTGCCAGAACGAGAAGTCCCAGTTGCAGAACCGGGAGCAGGCGATGCGGATCCTGCGCGCCCGACTGCTCGCCAACGCGCAGGAGCAGGCCGACGCGGCGGCCTCGGACGCCCGACGGTCGCAGGTACGCACCGTCGACCGGTCCGAGCGGATCCGGACGTACAACTTCCCGCAGAACCGGATCACCGACCATCGGATCGGGTACACGGCGTACAACCTGGACCTGGCGCTGGCCGGTGACCTGGACGGCGTACTCGACGCGCTGGCCGAGGCGGACCGGTCGGCACGGCTGGCCGGGGAGACCGAACTGTCCCGTCGCTGA
- the rpmE gene encoding 50S ribosomal protein L31 codes for MKPSIHPEYVTTEVTCSCGSTFTTRSTAKGGSIHVETCSACHPFYTGKQRVLDTAGRVAKFQQKYAKVQAKKAK; via the coding sequence ATGAAGCCCAGCATCCACCCCGAGTACGTCACGACCGAGGTGACCTGCTCGTGCGGCAGCACGTTCACGACCCGCAGCACCGCCAAGGGCGGCTCGATCCACGTCGAGACCTGCAGCGCCTGCCACCCGTTCTACACCGGCAAGCAGCGCGTGCTCGACACCGCCGGCCGGGTCGCGAAGTTCCAGCAGAAGTACGCCAAGGTTCAGGCGAAGAAGGCCAAGTAG
- a CDS encoding serine hydroxymethyltransferase, which yields MSEQSGTSTPFWGPDFDELAETDPEIAAVVLGELDRVRGGLQLIASENLTSPAVLAALGSTLSNKYAEGYPGRRYYGGCAEVDRAEQIGIDRAKELFGAEHANLQPHSGASANLAAYAALVQPGDTVLAMDLPHGGHLTHGSRVNFSGKWFAPVGYQVRRDTELIDYDEVRDLALAHRPKMIICGATAYPRLIDFARFREIADEVDAYLMVDAAHFIGLVAGRAVPSPVPYADVVCATTHKVLRGPRGGIILCRGSLADRIDKAVFPFTQGGPMMHSVAAKAVALREAASPAYQAYAAQVVHNAQALAAALAAEGMRPVSGGTDTHLALIDLREVGVTGRDAEARCDAAAITLNKNAIPYDPLKPMTASGIRVGTPSVTTQGMGAEEMRRVAGFISRAVRTDPTAPGGSDVLAGLAVEVADLVAAFPAYPRG from the coding sequence ATGAGCGAGCAGAGCGGAACGTCGACGCCCTTCTGGGGGCCGGACTTCGACGAGCTGGCCGAGACCGACCCGGAGATCGCGGCGGTGGTGCTCGGCGAACTCGACCGGGTGCGCGGCGGGTTGCAGTTGATCGCCAGCGAGAACCTGACCTCACCGGCGGTGCTGGCGGCGCTCGGCTCGACGCTGAGCAACAAGTACGCCGAGGGCTATCCGGGGCGCCGCTACTACGGCGGGTGTGCCGAGGTGGACCGGGCCGAGCAGATCGGCATCGACCGGGCGAAGGAGCTGTTCGGCGCCGAGCACGCCAACCTGCAACCGCACTCCGGGGCGAGTGCCAACCTGGCCGCGTACGCCGCGCTGGTGCAGCCCGGCGACACGGTGCTGGCGATGGACCTTCCGCACGGCGGCCACCTGACCCACGGCAGCCGGGTCAACTTCTCCGGCAAGTGGTTCGCCCCGGTCGGGTACCAGGTGCGCCGGGACACCGAGCTGATCGACTACGACGAGGTACGGGACCTGGCCCTGGCGCACCGGCCCAAGATGATCATCTGTGGGGCGACCGCCTATCCCCGGCTGATCGACTTCGCCCGGTTCCGGGAGATCGCGGACGAGGTCGACGCGTACCTGATGGTGGACGCCGCGCACTTCATCGGGCTGGTTGCGGGCCGGGCGGTCCCGTCACCGGTGCCGTACGCCGACGTGGTCTGCGCCACCACCCACAAGGTGCTGCGGGGGCCGCGTGGTGGCATCATCCTGTGCCGCGGGTCACTCGCCGACCGGATCGACAAGGCGGTCTTCCCGTTCACCCAGGGCGGGCCGATGATGCACTCGGTCGCGGCCAAGGCGGTCGCGCTGCGCGAAGCGGCGTCGCCCGCGTACCAGGCGTACGCTGCCCAGGTGGTTCACAACGCGCAGGCGCTCGCCGCCGCACTCGCGGCGGAGGGAATGCGCCCGGTCTCCGGCGGCACCGACACCCACCTCGCCCTGATCGACCTGCGGGAGGTCGGTGTGACCGGCCGGGACGCCGAGGCGCGCTGCGACGCCGCCGCGATCACCCTGAACAAGAACGCGATCCCGTACGACCCGCTGAAGCCGATGACCGCCTCGGGTATCCGGGTCGGCACCCCGAGCGTCACCACCCAGGGCATGGGTGCGGAGGAGATGCGCCGGGTCGCCGGGTTCATCTCGCGTGCGGTGCGGACCGATCCGACCGCCCCCGGTGGTTCGGACGTGCTCGCCGGCCTCGCCGTCGAGGTCGCCGACCTGGTGGCCGCCTTCCCGGCGTACCCCCGTGGCTGA